The following is a genomic window from Moorella sp. Hama-1.
CCGAAGGTTAAGCCACCTGCGAGAAGTAATCCACACAGGGCTACCGCGGCAACCTTTTTCCAGGCTGGCTGCCAGGGGAGCAAGTAACCTCCCGGCTCCTTGCCCAACATGATTATTCGGCGCTCCTGTCCCGGGGCGGTAATTCCAGTCTTAACCCGCTCCCACATGTCCGGTGCGGGTTCGATTTCTGCGGCTTTGCTGGCCAAAGCCGCACGCAGCCATTGTTCAAGTTGCATTTACCTCACACTCCTTTTTTGGTTATTGAACTACATCTTCTTGGCCGAGGTATGCTCTCTCATCCCGGGAAGAAGGCTCCAGGCCATATTGCTTGAGTTCACGGGCCAACTGTTTCCTGGCGTTGTGCAGGCGTGATTTGACTGTGCCTTCCCGGCATCCGAGTACATGAGCTATTTCCTTGATCGAGAGTTCGTTGAAATAGTAGAGGACAATGGTGGTCCGCAGGGGGGTGTTAAGTCGGCCGACAGCCTTCTGTACTATATCCTTCTTCAGTTTGGCTTCCACGGCTTCCGCAAGGTTCGTGTCATTAACCAGGAATTTGTTGTCGCTGTCAGCAAGAGATTCAAGAGAAACCTTGCCCTTTTCTTTGGCCGTATGACGCCAACTTAACCGGCTCAGGACCCGATAGAACCAGGCCTGGAACATTTCTGGTTTTCGCAACCGTTTGATATCCCGATAGCACTGGATAAAGGTTTCTTGAGCGATGTCTTCAGCCATATCCCTGCGGCCTGTTATCAGATAGGCTGTGCGAACTGCTTTGGCGCCGTTACGTTCTACCAAAATGCTGAAGGCTTCTACGTCGCCCTGCTGGCAGCGCTGGATCAAATCATCCACATCTGCCCCTCCTTTGGTTTTGGGAGCTCCCTCTATTATAAAAGGGGCGGCGGCGCCTCGAAAGGTTCACTTTGGGTAGCAAGTTTTTTCGAGCACCTTTATCCAGTAACGTGTTGGTGAATAGTTGGTTATGTAAGTACCTAAGGAATGTATGCAGGGCAAAGTAAGGCGGGACGTTACGTGGTTATCGAAGGGGGTGGCTTTGAAACCCGCTGCGGTAACTTGAGCGCCATCGGTGCGCGGCAGGGAGAGAGAGTAGAGGCGGGCCAGGGTATCGGCCCGGTGGGGAACACCGGTCTTTCCACCGGGCCGCACCTGGGCTTCCGGGTGCCCTTTGGCGGCCGGTGGCAGAAACCGTTGTAGTATTGCTAAAGACGGGGAAGGCAGCCCATGGGGGTGTGGTATAATAAGGGCAAATAGCGTACACGAAAATGAGTTACAAGTCATAAGGGGGACCTTGAGTAATGGGTATGAACAGCAACATGGAACGGTTGAAGGCGGAAGTGGCCTCCCTGTCCAGGGAAGAGGCGGCGGAGTTACTGGCCTATATTCAAAGCAAGTTTGACTTGGAAGGTTAGCCACCGGGAGACGCTTTATTGAACAAAATAAGGGTGCCCTGAAGGATCTGGCCGAATGAAGTATCCCAGCCTGGAGGTCGTGCAACGTTGAAGCCAAAGAAAAGGCGCAACATGTTTAGGATGTGCAAACAGGAGGGAGGCTGTATGGCTTCTGGTTGTATTATAGGAAATTGTTGGGTTTGTAATGAGTTTATCTGGGAAGATGAACCTTGGGAAATCATTGGAGGCGAAATGGTACATCGAAACTGTGTTACTAAAATAACTGGAGTATATCGAGAGTTAAATGCAATTAAAGATAGAGCGA
Proteins encoded in this region:
- a CDS encoding M23 family metallopeptidase, whose amino-acid sequence is MYAGQSKAGRYVVIEGGGFETRCGNLSAIGARQGERVEAGQGIGPVGNTGLSTGPHLGFRVPFGGRWQKPL
- a CDS encoding RNA polymerase sigma factor, yielding MDDLIQRCQQGDVEAFSILVERNGAKAVRTAYLITGRRDMAEDIAQETFIQCYRDIKRLRKPEMFQAWFYRVLSRLSWRHTAKEKGKVSLESLADSDNKFLVNDTNLAEAVEAKLKKDIVQKAVGRLNTPLRTTIVLYYFNELSIKEIAHVLGCREGTVKSRLHNARKQLARELKQYGLEPSSRDERAYLGQEDVVQ